In the Azospirillum humicireducens genome, GATGCGCAGCTGCGCCAGGCCCAGGCCAATCTGGAGCGCGACCGCGCCAACCTGGAAAAGGCGAAGGGCGACGTGAAGCGCTATGCGGAGCTGGTTCGCACCAGTGCCATATCCCGCACAACCTTCGATGCCGCCGTTGCCACCGCCGACGCGCTGGAAGGCACGGTGAAGGCCGATCTCGCCGCGATCGAGGCGGCGAAGGTGTCGCTCAGCTTCACCCGCATCATCGCGCCGATGGATGGGCGCACCGGCACGGTGAACGCGAAGGTCGGCACCATGGTCCGCGCCGCCGACACCAACCCGCTGGTCACCTTGACCCAGCTGCGCCCGATCAACGTCGCCTTCAACGTACCGGAAAAGCACCTGCCGGCGATCCGCGCCGCGATGGCGACGGGGACTCTGCCGGTCACCGCCTCCATCGCCGGCAGCCGCGGTGAGACGGCGGAGGGCAGGCTGTCCTTCGTCGACAGCCAGGTCGACCAGCAGACCGGCACCATCCTGGTGAAGGGTGAATTCCCGAACGCCGACACCCGGCTGTGGCCGGGCCAGTTCGTCGACACCGTGCTGACGCTGCGGGTGGAGCCGGACGCCCTGACCATACCGGATCTTGCGGTCCAGACCGGCCAGAGGGGCCGTTTCGTCTATGTCGTCAAGGCTGACGAGACGGTGGAGGTCCGCCCGGTCACGGTCGAGCGCACCCATGGCGGTCTCAGCATCATCGCCTCAGGCCTGCAGGCCGGCGAACGGGTGGTGGTCGACGGCCAGTCGCGCCTGTCCCCCGGAGCCAAGGTGACGGAGCGGTCCGGCGGCAAGCCCGCCGGTGCATCGTCCGGCGAAACCGCCGAAGGCGACCGCCAGCAGGGGTCTGCCGCCCAGGATGCCGCCGGCCGCAGCGTGCTGACCCAGGGCAAGACCGGCGGGGGTGCCACATGAACCTGTCCGAACTCTGCATCCGCCGTCCGGTGATGACCATTCTCCTGACGGCGGCGCTGGTGCTGAGCGGTCTCGCCGCCTATCGCCAGCTGCCCACCGCGGCGCTGCCGCGGGTGGATTTTCCGGTGGTCAGTGTCACCGCCACGCTGCCCGGCGCCTCGCCGGAGACGATGGCGGCATCGGTCGCCAGTCCGCTGGAGCGGGAATTCTCCACCATCGCCGGCATCGATACGCTGACCTCCAACAGCACGCTCGGCAACACCAGCATCACCATCCAGTTCGTGCTGGAGCGCGACATCGACGCGGCGGCGGCCGATGTGCAGGCGGCCATCGCCCGCACCCAGCGCCGGCTGCCGACCGACATGACCACGCCGCCCAGCTACCGCAAGGTAAACCCGGCGGATCAGCCGATCCTGTTCCTGTCGCTGAACTCGCCGACCCTGCCGCTGGCTAGGTTGAACGACATCGCCGAAACGCTGATCCAGCCGAAGGTCGCGACCCTGCCGGGCGTGGCGCAGGTGCAGATTTACGGTTCGCAGAAATATGCGGTGCGGGTGCAGGTGAACCCCAATGCGCTGGCGCTGCGCGGCATCGGCATCGACGAGCTGCAGAAGGCGCTGGCCGCGGCCAACGCCAACACCCCCGTCGGCACCCTGACCGGTCAGCAGCAGCAGCTGGTGATCGCGGCCAATCCGCAGCTTCCCGATGCCGCCGCCTTCCGCGAGCTGATCGTCGCCTACCGCAACAACGCGCCGGTGCGGCTGGGCGACGTGGCGCAGGTGCTGGACAGTGTGGAGAACAACCGAACCGCCAGCTGGCTGAACGGCACGCGCAGCATCATGCTGGCGGTCCAGCGCCAGCCCGACGCCAACACCGTCGACGTGGTCGACCGGGTGCGCGAGCTGGTGCCGGTGTTCCAGGCCCAGCTTCCGGCCTCCGCCGCCATCCAGATCGTCAATGACCGCTCGGAATCCATCCGTCAGGCGGTGGAGGACGTGCAGTTCACCCTGGCCCTGACCATCGTGCTGGTCGTGCTGGTGATCTTCCTGTTCCTGCGCCGGCTCTCCGCCACGCTGATCCCGGCGCTGGCCGTGCCGATCTCGCTGATCGCGACGGCGGGCGGCATGCACCTGATGGGATTCTCGGTCGACAACATCTCGCTGATGGCGCTGACCTTGGCCGTCGGCCTCGTGGTGGACGACGCCATCGTGATGATGGAGAACATCGTCCGCTATGTCGAAGAGGGGATGAAGCCGTTCGAGGCCGCCATCAAGGGATCGCGCGAGATCGGCTTCACCATTCTGTCGATCACCCTGTCGCTGGTCGCGGTGTTCATCCCGATCCTGCTGATGGGCGGCGTGGTCGGGCGGCTGTTTCATGAATTCGCGCTGGTCGTGACCATGGCGATTGCCGCATCGGCCTTCGTGTCGCTGACGCTGACGCCGATGATGTGCTCCCGCTTCCTCGTCCACAACGCCCATGGCGGGAAGGAGGGCTGGTTCGGCCGAATGCTGGAGGGTGGATTCTCGGCCCTTCTCAATGGCTATGCCCGCACCCTGCGCTGGACGTTGCGCCATCGGCCGCTGATGGGGCTGGTGATGATCGCCACCGTCATCGGCACGGCGGTGCTCTATCAGGCGATCCCCAAGGGTTTCTTCCCGACCGAGGACATCGGCCAGATCCAGGTGACGACGGAGGCGCGGGCCGACATCGCGTTCCCGTCCATGGCCGAGCGCCAGCAGCAGGTCGCCGCCATCATGAAGGCGAACCCGGCGGTGGTCGACGTGATCTCCTCCGTCGGTGTCGGTGGCAGTACCGGCAACCAGGGCCGAATGTTCGTCACGCTGAAGCCCCGTGCGGAGCGCCCTGCGATCGGCGACGTGATCCAGCAGCTGCGCCGTCAGGTCAACGGCATTCCCGGAATGGCTGTCTACATGCAGCCGGTGCAGAACCTGCGCATCGGCGGCCGGACCTCCAAGAGCCTGTACCAGTACACCATCCAGGGGCTCGACCTGGACGAGCTCTATCAGTGGTCGGCCCGGCTGGAACAGACCCTGCACGGCATCCCGATTCTGCAGGACGTCACCAGCGACCTTCAGCTGAACAATCCGCAGGCCTATGTCCACATCGACCGCGAAAAGGCGGCGACGCTGGGCATCGGCGTCGATCAGGTGCGCTCGACCCTCTACAGCGCCTTCGGCCAGCGGCAGGTCTCGACCATCTACACCCCCAGCAACGACTATCAGGTGCTGATCGAGCTGGAGCCGAAATACCAGGGTGACGACAGTTCGCTGTCGCGCATCTATGTCCGCTCCACCACGTCGGGCAAGCTGGTGCCGCTCGATGCCTTCGCGCGGGTGGAGCGTACGGCCGGGCCGCTGGCGGTGGCGCACCAGGGCCAGCTTCCGGCGGTCACCCTGTCCTTCAACCTGGCGCCCGGCGCCTCGCTGGGACAGGCGGTCGACATGATCCGCGAGTCGGAGCGCGAGATGGGCCTGCCGCCCACCATCACCACCGGCTTCGCCGGCACCGCCCAGGTGTTCCAGGATGCCCAGGCCGGGCAGGCGCTGCTGCTGTCGGCGGCGGTGCTGGTGATCTACATCGTGCTGGGCGTGCTGTATGAGAGCTTCGTCCATCCGCTGACCATCCTGTCCGGCCTGCCGTCGGCGGTGATCGGCGCGCTGGGCACGCTGATGCTGTTCGACACCGAACTCAGCATGATCGCCATCATCGGCATCCTGATGCTGATCGGCATCGTGAAGAAGAACGCGATCATGATGATCGACTTCGCGGTGGAGGCGCGGCGCAACGGCATGTCGGCGCACGATGCCATCGAGCAGGCCTGCATCCTGCGCTTCCGCCCGATCATGATGACCACCATGGCCGCAATCATGGGCACGCTGCCCATCGCCATCGCCCATGGTGCCGCCGCCGAGCTGCGCCAACCGCTGGGCCTCGCCGTGGTCGGCGGTCTGTGCGTGTCGCAGGTGCTGACGCTCTACATCACGCCGTCGCTCTACCTCTACATGGAGGATTTCGGCCGCTTCGTCGGCAACCTGTTCCACCGCGGTGGCAAGGCGGACTTGCCCCACGGCCCGATGCCGGCCGGCGGCGACGACTGAGCGCAGATTGCCCGAACATGGAAAAGGCCGCTTCGTCAGCGGCCTTTTTTATTGGCATGTCGGAGACGTTTACCCGCGCGCGGTCGTGCGCAGCGTCTCTTCCGCGGCGCGGATCAGGGCCATCGACTTGTTGACGGTCTCCTGATACTCGGCCTCGGGATCGCTGTCGGCGACCACACCGCCGCCGG is a window encoding:
- a CDS encoding efflux RND transporter periplasmic adaptor subunit — encoded protein: MRRLFLALLVAALLGGGGYYWYGTRLTGGQSQTAKANAAPAASRAVPVVTQKVAVLSVPEQIVTIGSVQPIAAIAIKARVDSVVETVNFAEGQEVKAGDTLFTLDSRALDAQLRQAQANLERDRANLEKAKGDVKRYAELVRTSAISRTTFDAAVATADALEGTVKADLAAIEAAKVSLSFTRIIAPMDGRTGTVNAKVGTMVRAADTNPLVTLTQLRPINVAFNVPEKHLPAIRAAMATGTLPVTASIAGSRGETAEGRLSFVDSQVDQQTGTILVKGEFPNADTRLWPGQFVDTVLTLRVEPDALTIPDLAVQTGQRGRFVYVVKADETVEVRPVTVERTHGGLSIIASGLQAGERVVVDGQSRLSPGAKVTERSGGKPAGASSGETAEGDRQQGSAAQDAAGRSVLTQGKTGGGAT
- a CDS encoding efflux RND transporter permease subunit, translated to MNLSELCIRRPVMTILLTAALVLSGLAAYRQLPTAALPRVDFPVVSVTATLPGASPETMAASVASPLEREFSTIAGIDTLTSNSTLGNTSITIQFVLERDIDAAAADVQAAIARTQRRLPTDMTTPPSYRKVNPADQPILFLSLNSPTLPLARLNDIAETLIQPKVATLPGVAQVQIYGSQKYAVRVQVNPNALALRGIGIDELQKALAAANANTPVGTLTGQQQQLVIAANPQLPDAAAFRELIVAYRNNAPVRLGDVAQVLDSVENNRTASWLNGTRSIMLAVQRQPDANTVDVVDRVRELVPVFQAQLPASAAIQIVNDRSESIRQAVEDVQFTLALTIVLVVLVIFLFLRRLSATLIPALAVPISLIATAGGMHLMGFSVDNISLMALTLAVGLVVDDAIVMMENIVRYVEEGMKPFEAAIKGSREIGFTILSITLSLVAVFIPILLMGGVVGRLFHEFALVVTMAIAASAFVSLTLTPMMCSRFLVHNAHGGKEGWFGRMLEGGFSALLNGYARTLRWTLRHRPLMGLVMIATVIGTAVLYQAIPKGFFPTEDIGQIQVTTEARADIAFPSMAERQQQVAAIMKANPAVVDVISSVGVGGSTGNQGRMFVTLKPRAERPAIGDVIQQLRRQVNGIPGMAVYMQPVQNLRIGGRTSKSLYQYTIQGLDLDELYQWSARLEQTLHGIPILQDVTSDLQLNNPQAYVHIDREKAATLGIGVDQVRSTLYSAFGQRQVSTIYTPSNDYQVLIELEPKYQGDDSSLSRIYVRSTTSGKLVPLDAFARVERTAGPLAVAHQGQLPAVTLSFNLAPGASLGQAVDMIRESEREMGLPPTITTGFAGTAQVFQDAQAGQALLLSAAVLVIYIVLGVLYESFVHPLTILSGLPSAVIGALGTLMLFDTELSMIAIIGILMLIGIVKKNAIMMIDFAVEARRNGMSAHDAIEQACILRFRPIMMTTMAAIMGTLPIAIAHGAAAELRQPLGLAVVGGLCVSQVLTLYITPSLYLYMEDFGRFVGNLFHRGGKADLPHGPMPAGGDD